A section of the Methanosarcina mazei S-6 genome encodes:
- a CDS encoding CRISPR-associated protein Csx11 translates to MSADLKVLADNKANLLLAEVAAWLHDMGKCSDKFVISSSCDKPSGFEYKSKEDYLSNFNENNNEIKSIFENTFVDFSKVNFINEKVTLNDLIVKGLPRTNKEKEKDKFPWLVRTLGRCHGAAHIEKEDSKEFKQYKNYTMISNPFGFEKGMEGLSSKLITIPYNKINDRSFFVKSVVESFNYALGDTRRPTNEVTLTDWSGIVAALYKSALASALLLKIKTDPTELKWRFLSIRFNSEQIWGNAQNIPILATRKKMLTEGLDRVKLLLEETYPLGNEIYRDEDNSIFVVPDISYLLDKTSEKNEPLKQLIANEFGFEGEVVITPEIGNEWWAQKPDRENEMQNDEIPPIAKILSNQRLYSPADPKDVAKFWEGTSNRGICTISWLRPQGPTSKGFNRKASDCWVERVTWRANEWYHSLDSTIWIDEVADSNDRICLLTGRFDLLEWLKPDGYISTIKIRSEPNGKVITKTPSFARMNRIWRTTKKFWEDVENELGVKIGQIDNRLKIIGKFQPENNSSLKMGHSYKAMLDRIGFSIFYGKEDEFLVIENHKELANKFGFDSEKYVDKNPTRQLKEYLSTKKVKIYDSEGKNRSNPIGTLEILEMKEEDTPYVPLIPILTEPSIFMAIIPAEKALDVSRLIKIKYETEMGKVRNRLPLSLGMVFAKSHTPLAALMDAGRKMLRKSNKEKSAKEDKWILEENPIKNYNSFTLKFNNGIKWKIPSIMGDEKTLDIWYPYFYVDGELRNRSDSFIHSFKNPENSDRWLVHVSELKEGDIVGILPSKFDFEFLDSASRRFEICYDEKGNRRGSLKALRPYLLEELDNFTDLWNICSKNLSNTQIRNIITLIEKKREEWDIGEDTIVFENFVHDVLYNANWNNGKRPDDAKMTELEDAAKSGKLRDILELNLNILKNRAEEASGGI, encoded by the coding sequence ATGAGTGCTGATCTAAAAGTTCTTGCTGACAATAAAGCCAACCTACTCTTAGCAGAGGTTGCTGCTTGGTTGCATGATATGGGAAAATGCAGTGATAAATTTGTAATAAGTAGTTCTTGTGACAAACCATCAGGTTTCGAGTATAAATCAAAAGAAGATTATTTGTCAAACTTTAATGAAAATAATAACGAGATTAAATCTATTTTTGAAAACACATTTGTTGATTTTTCTAAAGTTAATTTCATCAATGAGAAAGTTACCCTAAATGATCTTATTGTAAAAGGTCTTCCGAGGACAAATAAAGAGAAAGAAAAAGATAAATTTCCTTGGTTGGTAAGAACATTAGGGCGTTGTCATGGTGCAGCACATATTGAAAAAGAGGATTCTAAAGAATTTAAACAATATAAAAATTATACAATGATCAGCAATCCATTTGGATTTGAAAAAGGAATGGAAGGACTTTCCTCAAAATTAATAACTATTCCGTATAACAAAATAAATGACCGATCTTTTTTTGTCAAGTCAGTAGTTGAATCTTTTAACTACGCATTAGGTGATACTAGAAGACCAACAAATGAAGTTACACTTACTGATTGGTCAGGTATTGTTGCTGCGTTATATAAATCTGCTTTAGCTAGTGCATTGCTCCTAAAGATAAAAACAGATCCAACTGAACTGAAGTGGAGATTTTTATCAATCAGGTTTAATTCAGAACAGATATGGGGAAACGCTCAAAATATACCAATATTAGCAACAAGAAAAAAAATGCTAACGGAGGGATTGGACCGAGTAAAACTTCTTCTTGAAGAAACTTACCCATTAGGAAACGAAATATATCGAGATGAAGACAACAGTATATTCGTTGTACCTGATATCTCCTATTTACTGGACAAAACATCTGAAAAAAATGAACCGCTAAAACAATTAATAGCAAATGAATTTGGATTTGAAGGTGAGGTCGTTATCACTCCTGAAATTGGTAATGAATGGTGGGCACAAAAACCAGATCGAGAAAATGAGATGCAAAACGATGAAATCCCTCCTATAGCAAAAATCCTTTCTAATCAAAGACTTTACTCTCCAGCAGATCCCAAAGATGTTGCAAAATTTTGGGAAGGAACTTCAAATAGAGGAATTTGTACCATCTCTTGGTTACGTCCTCAAGGACCCACTTCAAAGGGATTTAACAGAAAAGCTTCAGATTGCTGGGTCGAGAGAGTAACTTGGAGAGCGAATGAGTGGTATCATAGTCTTGATAGTACTATATGGATTGATGAGGTTGCTGATTCAAACGACAGAATCTGCTTATTAACCGGCAGATTCGATCTTTTAGAATGGCTAAAACCAGATGGGTATATTTCTACCATAAAGATAAGATCTGAACCAAATGGCAAAGTTATTACAAAAACTCCATCTTTTGCTCGTATGAACAGGATTTGGAGAACAACCAAAAAATTCTGGGAAGATGTAGAGAATGAGCTAGGAGTAAAAATAGGTCAGATTGACAATAGGTTGAAGATTATTGGAAAATTTCAACCTGAGAATAACAGTTCCCTTAAAATGGGTCATTCTTATAAAGCTATGTTAGATAGAATCGGTTTCAGTATTTTTTATGGAAAAGAGGATGAATTTCTAGTAATCGAGAACCACAAAGAACTAGCAAATAAATTTGGTTTTGATTCAGAAAAATATGTTGATAAAAATCCTACTAGGCAACTTAAAGAATATTTATCCACTAAAAAAGTTAAAATTTACGATTCAGAGGGAAAAAACCGATCAAATCCCATTGGCACCTTAGAAATATTAGAAATGAAAGAAGAGGATACTCCTTACGTTCCTTTAATTCCTATACTAACTGAACCGAGCATATTCATGGCTATAATTCCAGCAGAAAAAGCTCTTGACGTATCCAGACTAATAAAAATAAAATATGAAACGGAAATGGGGAAAGTAAGGAATCGTTTACCTTTAAGCCTTGGGATGGTATTTGCTAAGTCTCACACTCCTTTAGCAGCTTTAATGGATGCAGGTCGGAAGATGCTGCGAAAATCAAACAAAGAAAAGTCAGCTAAAGAGGATAAATGGATACTGGAAGAAAATCCAATTAAAAACTATAATTCATTCACTCTTAAATTTAACAATGGGATAAAATGGAAAATCCCTTCAATAATGGGAGATGAAAAAACTCTCGATATTTGGTATCCCTATTTTTATGTTGATGGAGAGCTCCGTAATCGTTCTGACTCCTTTATACATTCCTTTAAAAATCCTGAAAATTCAGATAGATGGTTAGTTCATGTTAGTGAATTAAAAGAAGGAGATATAGTAGGGATTTTGCCTTCGAAATTCGATTTCGAATTTTTGGATTCAGCTTCTCGCAGATTTGAGATCTGTTATGATGAGAAAGGGAATCGTAGGGGCAGTCTAAAAGCTCTAAGACCTTATCTTCTTGAAGAACTTGATAATTTCACTGATTTATGGAATATATGCTCCAAGAACTTATCAAATACTCAGATAAGAAATATAATCACTCTTATTGAGAAAAAAAGAGAAGAATGGGACATCGGGGAAGATACAATTGTTTTTGAAAATTTTGTTCATGATGTCCTCTATAATGCAAACTGGAACAATGGAAAAAGACCAGATGACGCAAAAATGACTGAACTGGAGGATGCGGCAAAGTCTGGTAAATTAAGGGATATTTTAGAGTTAAATCTGAATATTTTAAAAAATAGAGCTGAGGAAGCTTCTGGAGGAATTTGA
- the cmr4 gene encoding type III-B CRISPR module RAMP protein Cmr4, producing MSGSHKLYTQQRYLFMALDPVHIGTGQSQLGRVDNTIVREPGTNIPKIPGTSLMGAARHYASMKYGKLEAAGQHKTLKGKNHEKCPIIYTFGTYTETEGGQQGKISISDAQILLFPVNSIAGPLWVSTKEILETAGFSIQDTVEIFDENVFTSMNWEKDTLNLGWLSLKAITGLNVVPPHTIKEKDEWNSIASRLSIVSPKLFSQIVNSNLEVRTSVAIKPETGTAEDKALFTYEAIPRTTWLFFDVVQDDYKNEFPPTEKQYKDGDNEGDSLGEVWNSPIDVLNAGFHLIEYLGIGGMVTRGFGRMKKMYAWEV from the coding sequence ATGAGTGGATCACACAAACTTTATACTCAACAACGCTACCTATTCATGGCACTGGACCCCGTTCATATAGGTACTGGACAATCCCAGCTTGGAAGAGTTGATAATACGATAGTCAGAGAACCTGGAACAAATATCCCAAAAATTCCAGGAACAAGTTTAATGGGAGCAGCACGTCACTATGCCTCTATGAAATATGGAAAATTAGAAGCAGCTGGTCAGCATAAAACACTAAAGGGAAAAAATCATGAAAAATGTCCAATAATCTATACATTCGGCACATATACAGAAACAGAAGGGGGCCAGCAAGGTAAAATTAGCATAAGCGATGCACAAATCTTATTATTTCCAGTGAATTCTATTGCAGGTCCTTTGTGGGTTAGTACAAAAGAGATTCTTGAAACTGCAGGATTTTCTATACAAGATACTGTTGAGATTTTCGATGAAAATGTGTTTACTTCTATGAATTGGGAAAAAGACACTTTAAATCTTGGGTGGCTCTCACTGAAAGCAATTACTGGGTTAAATGTAGTTCCTCCTCATACTATTAAAGAAAAAGATGAATGGAATTCCATAGCAAGCAGACTTTCAATTGTATCTCCTAAATTATTTTCTCAAATCGTAAATAGTAATCTTGAAGTTCGTACTTCGGTTGCCATAAAACCAGAAACTGGAACAGCTGAAGATAAAGCTTTGTTTACTTATGAAGCAATCCCTAGAACTACTTGGTTATTTTTTGATGTAGTACAGGATGATTATAAAAATGAGTTCCCACCAACTGAAAAACAGTATAAAGATGGAGATAATGAAGGTGATTCACTTGGGGAAGTTTGGAACTCACCTATTGATGTTTTAAACGCGGGTTTTCATTTAATAGAGTATCTGGGTATTGGGGGAATGGTTACCAGAGGATTTGGAAGAATGAAAAAAATGTATGCCTGGGAGGTTTGA
- a CDS encoding RAMP superfamily CRISPR-associated protein, with translation MVWSLYRVSLRLLSPVHIGWKKTDNLQQTRPYVPAKTMWGALTARIARDYGSFDYENIGNKVAENLRFSYFYPTIIINENERVPTRIDIFPWENIDDFSWKYLSSSQNTALNQKTAEEGSLHETENISNKTRSGDPVYLLGYVFEKEGSNLKWQESLKKIQIGGERGYGWGKVEISDISNFQKECFNGYNVSLTSEHPTIDVTIENKYVLAHVLTKNLNLNGLVEPFVGRETSKNKYFGGKYSSAEICWMPGSTVKENEKFEILPTGLWRSMN, from the coding sequence ATGGTATGGTCCTTATATCGTGTAAGTTTACGTCTTCTTTCTCCAGTTCATATCGGGTGGAAAAAAACAGATAACTTACAACAAACACGGCCTTATGTTCCTGCCAAAACAATGTGGGGTGCATTAACGGCAAGAATAGCCAGGGACTATGGAAGTTTTGACTATGAAAATATTGGAAATAAAGTAGCAGAAAATCTACGATTCAGTTATTTCTATCCTACAATAATAATTAATGAAAATGAAAGAGTCCCTACTAGAATTGATATTTTTCCTTGGGAAAATATTGATGACTTTTCCTGGAAGTATTTGAGTAGTTCCCAGAATACTGCTCTGAACCAAAAAACAGCAGAAGAGGGTTCCCTCCACGAGACCGAAAATATATCAAATAAGACCCGTAGCGGAGATCCCGTTTATCTTTTAGGTTACGTTTTCGAAAAAGAAGGGAGTAATTTAAAATGGCAAGAATCATTAAAAAAGATTCAGATTGGGGGAGAACGTGGATATGGATGGGGAAAAGTTGAAATTTCAGATATATCCAATTTTCAAAAAGAATGTTTTAATGGGTACAATGTAAGTTTAACTAGCGAGCATCCAACTATAGATGTTACTATAGAAAATAAATATGTGTTAGCGCATGTCCTTACGAAAAATTTGAATCTAAATGGTTTGGTAGAACCATTTGTTGGTAGAGAGACATCGAAAAATAAGTACTTTGGTGGAAAATATTCGAGTGCTGAGATTTGCTGGATGCCTGGAAGCACTGTGAAAGAAAACGAGAAATTTGAAATTTTACCTACAGGACTATGGAGAAGCATGAATTAA
- a CDS encoding SEC-C metal-binding domain-containing protein — protein sequence MSKKIGRNDPCPCGSGKKYKHCCLGKKAADANLTTSKSKTSPKSEAPVINRLAIMRFEQKLQDNPEELEKIGKELEKYSGDRDTDFKEFIQRMWSIDKVKKMSTSEIIEKLQSMNIDFEIERFKKQAQNHISAIQLAEDHYYTQDFHAPGLDEDFIWLAMIELWNRIIPEKYNLEMIDDLMQEGYEDIDKQNYGGGLEKWEKTWDMIISIVPPHIKSVTEADKFIPDLTQSIFNWCQDFEIELGSAGMKDKSFYAKRIKYCQDFRRRFPKSDKSILENMLRAEAESYTELGDMEAAKKLLQEID from the coding sequence ATGTCTAAGAAAATCGGCAGAAATGATCCGTGTCCATGTGGTTCAGGTAAAAAATATAAACATTGTTGTTTAGGTAAAAAAGCAGCCGATGCGAATCTAACTACTTCAAAATCTAAAACTAGTCCAAAATCTGAAGCTCCAGTCATTAACCGGTTAGCCATTATGAGGTTTGAACAGAAATTGCAGGATAATCCCGAGGAACTGGAAAAAATTGGTAAAGAACTTGAAAAATATTCCGGTGACAGGGATACGGACTTCAAAGAGTTTATTCAAAGAATGTGGAGTATTGATAAAGTAAAAAAGATGAGCACTTCAGAAATAATTGAAAAGTTACAATCAATGAATATTGATTTCGAAATAGAACGTTTTAAAAAACAGGCTCAAAATCATATCTCTGCAATTCAATTAGCAGAAGATCATTATTATACACAGGATTTCCATGCCCCAGGTCTGGATGAAGATTTCATCTGGCTGGCAATGATAGAGTTATGGAACCGGATAATCCCGGAGAAATACAATTTAGAAATGATCGATGATTTGATGCAGGAAGGCTACGAAGACATTGATAAACAGAATTACGGCGGAGGACTGGAAAAATGGGAAAAGACCTGGGACATGATAATAAGTATTGTTCCTCCTCATATAAAGTCCGTTACTGAAGCCGATAAATTCATTCCGGATCTGACGCAAAGTATTTTTAACTGGTGCCAGGATTTTGAAATTGAACTGGGCAGCGCAGGGATGAAAGATAAATCCTTTTACGCAAAAAGGATAAAATACTGCCAGGACTTCCGTCGGCGTTTCCCAAAATCGGATAAATCGATACTGGAAAATATGCTCAGAGCAGAAGCTGAATCATACACTGAGCTTGGGGATATGGAAGCAGCAAAAAAACTATTACAGGAGATAGATTGA
- a CDS encoding DUF3024 domain-containing protein: protein MSPFFEVKFARMEYAGDGLFNLSYMRHTGKWFEIFQDLSVDECLETIRNFPHFQP from the coding sequence ATATCCCCATTCTTTGAAGTTAAGTTCGCCCGCATGGAATATGCTGGTGACGGTTTATTCAATCTTTCATACATGAGACACACAGGGAAATGGTTTGAAATTTTTCAAGACCTGTCCGTTGATGAATGTTTGGAGACGATCAGGAATTTTCCCCACTTCCAGCCATGA
- a CDS encoding plasmid pRiA4b ORF-3 family protein, whose product MKKTFEKVYHLKLSIKGITPQIWRRIQVPENYTFLDLHKAIQAVMDWEDYHLHEFEMVNPKTGMLDKIGAEGDDFDAFGGPLVSEKKAKLSDYFTLENKEALYTYDFGDNWQVKVRLEKILPRKEGVEYPICTAGKRAAVPEDSGGVWGYEEMLEVLKDSEHEEYEDTVLWLGDDFDPEYFDPKDVSF is encoded by the coding sequence ATGAAAAAGACTTTTGAGAAGGTGTACCATCTAAAGCTTTCCATAAAAGGCATTACTCCTCAGATCTGGCGACGAATCCAGGTGCCGGAAAATTATACTTTCCTTGATCTTCATAAGGCTATCCAGGCTGTAATGGACTGGGAAGATTACCACCTGCACGAATTCGAGATGGTAAACCCAAAGACCGGTATGCTTGATAAAATTGGGGCTGAAGGAGATGATTTTGATGCTTTTGGAGGGCCTTTAGTGTCGGAAAAGAAAGCAAAACTCTCCGATTATTTTACGCTGGAAAATAAGGAAGCTCTGTACACCTATGATTTCGGGGACAACTGGCAGGTGAAAGTCCGGCTTGAAAAAATCCTTCCTCGAAAAGAAGGTGTAGAGTATCCCATCTGTACTGCAGGAAAAAGGGCAGCCGTACCGGAAGACAGCGGAGGGGTCTGGGGCTATGAAGAGATGCTGGAGGTCCTGAAGGATTCTGAGCATGAGGAATATGAAGATACTGTGTTATGGCTGGGGGATGATTTTGACCCCGAATACTTTGACCCAAAAGATGTTTCTTTCTGA